In Pseudomonas deceptionensis, a single window of DNA contains:
- the sctS gene encoding type III secretion system export apparatus subunit SctS produces the protein MDSILLFKQGMLLVVVLSAPPLIVAVVAGVLTSLVQALMQIQDQTLPFGIKLVAVGITLALTGRWIGVELIQLFNLTFDIAARSTR, from the coding sequence ATGGACTCGATTCTATTGTTCAAACAGGGCATGTTGCTGGTGGTGGTGCTGTCTGCGCCACCGCTGATCGTGGCGGTGGTCGCGGGGGTGCTGACATCACTGGTCCAGGCCTTGATGCAGATCCAGGACCAGACATTGCCCTTCGGTATCAAGCTGGTCGCCGTGGGGATCACGCTGGCGCTGACGGGGCGCTGGATCGGCGTCGAGTTGATTCAACTGTTCAACCTCACCTTCGACATTGCCGCACGATCGACGCGTTGA
- a CDS encoding FliM/FliN family flagellar motor switch protein: MTATAICLPQQDSLVVAAYRRLGRGLRFLFRVADEVGELVLEPGPAPDSGVSLSFESGCGVMTFTDCTAILSLFGECPVVLADTGNDPDSWFWGLFQQHLSPQLTGLFGYLRPLADVQQGTFECRVSVVLGQSRSVGRLTMPAQSLLALYDAGAWQAIKAPLCEGFLVSIPIVLGHLQLAIEQLRTVRPGDVLLLECPGYSADGFGALRVGRLKLYTQIDDGCGRRRLNICSVEEFAMDDVFFTSTGVAPIDEPGGAPALDEPIEGLLLEMSVRCGALKLSLGELRQLAPGMVLGVEGYGAGMAGLYYGNRQIGHGQLVEVDGRLGLQLSRISFSQ; the protein is encoded by the coding sequence ATGACTGCAACGGCAATCTGTTTGCCTCAGCAGGACAGTCTGGTGGTCGCGGCATATCGCCGGCTGGGCCGTGGCTTGCGTTTTCTATTCCGGGTAGCCGACGAGGTCGGGGAGCTTGTGCTTGAGCCCGGCCCGGCCCCGGATTCAGGTGTGTCTCTGTCCTTTGAAAGCGGATGTGGCGTCATGACGTTCACTGACTGCACCGCCATTCTCAGCTTGTTTGGCGAATGCCCGGTGGTGCTGGCAGACACCGGCAATGATCCGGACTCATGGTTTTGGGGTCTTTTTCAGCAGCATTTGAGCCCGCAATTAACCGGGCTTTTTGGTTACCTGCGACCCCTTGCCGATGTACAGCAGGGCACTTTCGAATGCCGCGTCAGCGTGGTGCTAGGGCAATCACGCAGTGTCGGCCGGCTGACGATGCCAGCGCAAAGCCTGCTGGCGCTATATGACGCGGGGGCGTGGCAGGCAATCAAGGCGCCGCTGTGCGAGGGCTTTCTGGTCTCGATCCCGATAGTGCTCGGGCACTTGCAGTTGGCGATTGAGCAGTTGCGCACGGTTCGCCCCGGTGACGTGTTGCTGCTGGAGTGCCCCGGGTACAGCGCCGACGGTTTTGGAGCGTTGAGGGTCGGGCGGCTCAAGCTGTATACGCAGATTGATGATGGCTGCGGGCGCAGGCGCCTGAATATTTGTTCTGTTGAGGAATTCGCGATGGATGATGTTTTTTTTACGAGCACGGGCGTTGCACCGATTGATGAACCGGGCGGGGCGCCTGCGCTGGACGAGCCGATTGAAGGCTTGTTGCTGGAGATGAGCGTTCGTTGCGGTGCACTCAAACTGAGCCTGGGTGAGCTGCGCCAGTTGGCACCCGGCATGGTGCTGGGCGTTGAGGGTTATGGCGCAGGCATGGCCGGGCTTTATTACGGCAATCGTCAGATTGGCCACGGTCAACTGGTGGAGGTCGACGGGCGTCTCGGCTTGCAGTTGTCGCGCATCAGTTTTTCACAATGA
- a CDS encoding FliI/YscN family ATPase: protein MSKGIQERLESWRQGQSARLADFAPVTLYGRVQRINGILLQCRLLHARIGDLCQVETSGQAWVLAEIIGFDQQDAMLSALGNLEGICAGAAVKRLGGAHRVRVGNELLGQVLDGFGRPLTGGGWGAFALPPCEAASAVLCEAPLATERPRICRALSTGVRAIDGVLTLGEGQRVGLFAGAGCGKTTLLAEIARNVDCDVIVFGLIGERGRELREFLDHELDDALRAKAVLVCATSDRSSMERARAAFTATALAEGFRSKGQRVLLLIDSLTRFARAQREIGLAAGEPLGRGGLPPSVYSLLPRLVERAGLTQQGVITAIYTVLIEQDSMSDPVADEVRSLLDGHIVLSRKLAERGHYPAIDVLGSLSRIMSNVAAPGHVQSMTSLRRLLSAHQQIELMLKLGEYQAGNDALTDMAVESRQRVDAFLRQDLREPTPFLATLDQLSKLTAHVPA from the coding sequence GTGAGCAAGGGTATTCAAGAAAGGCTTGAGTCCTGGCGGCAGGGCCAGTCAGCCCGGTTGGCCGATTTTGCGCCGGTGACCCTGTACGGCCGAGTGCAGCGGATCAATGGCATCTTGCTGCAATGCCGTTTACTGCATGCCCGGATCGGGGACTTATGTCAGGTCGAGACGTCGGGCCAAGCGTGGGTGCTCGCCGAAATTATCGGATTTGATCAGCAGGACGCAATGCTAAGTGCTCTTGGCAACCTGGAAGGTATTTGTGCAGGGGCAGCGGTTAAACGCCTGGGAGGGGCGCATCGGGTTCGTGTCGGCAATGAATTGCTGGGCCAGGTTCTGGACGGATTTGGTCGGCCACTCACCGGCGGCGGGTGGGGAGCCTTCGCCCTACCGCCTTGTGAGGCTGCCAGTGCGGTGCTGTGCGAAGCGCCACTGGCCACTGAAAGGCCGCGTATTTGCCGCGCATTATCGACCGGGGTGCGGGCAATCGATGGTGTGTTGACGTTGGGCGAAGGTCAGCGGGTGGGGCTTTTTGCCGGGGCCGGTTGTGGCAAAACCACACTGCTGGCTGAAATCGCCCGCAACGTCGATTGCGATGTGATCGTCTTTGGGCTGATTGGTGAGCGGGGCCGCGAGTTGCGCGAATTTCTTGACCATGAACTGGACGACGCGTTGCGCGCTAAAGCTGTTCTGGTGTGCGCGACTTCTGATCGCTCAAGTATGGAGCGGGCGCGTGCAGCCTTTACGGCAACCGCTCTGGCCGAAGGTTTTCGCAGCAAGGGGCAGCGGGTTTTATTGTTGATCGACTCCCTGACGCGCTTTGCCCGGGCCCAGCGTGAAATCGGCCTGGCAGCAGGTGAACCGCTGGGGCGTGGTGGTTTGCCGCCTTCGGTTTACAGCTTGCTGCCGCGATTGGTGGAGCGCGCAGGGTTGACTCAGCAGGGGGTTATTACTGCGATCTACACCGTGTTGATCGAGCAGGACTCCATGAGCGACCCCGTTGCGGATGAAGTCCGTTCCTTGCTGGACGGGCACATTGTGTTGTCACGAAAACTGGCCGAGCGCGGCCACTATCCGGCGATTGATGTGCTGGGCAGCCTGTCCCGGATCATGAGCAATGTGGCTGCCCCCGGCCATGTGCAGAGCATGACGTCTTTAAGGCGTTTGCTGTCTGCCCATCAGCAGATCGAGTTGATGCTCAAGCTGGGTGAGTACCAGGCGGGGAACGATGCGCTGACCGACATGGCCGTCGAAAGTCGACAGCGGGTAGACGCTTTTCTTCGTCAGGACTTGCGTGAGCCCACGCCATTTCTGGCAACGCTGGACCAGCTCAGCAAGTTGACTGCCCATGTACCTGCCTGA
- a CDS encoding AvrE-family type 3 secretion system effector, protein MFFSPAVPVRLEKNLSTSQSEASPAIRQKPATQSIGRRCSDLFRLGRSSQQRPELIQFRSYRPSSLAFSAKVLHGKVVAEGSQAGRDIAGQLNQLPGRLTADLGFAGTGQGLRLLDEKLNVFHIQSTPAVAAAFKSSCPLAGGARVPDNPGRAHLGQVSDVYTTRDGSQFRLIEQRLHRFEPQTFTWLADKDEGKYARLGLSREGSLMKVPEGVSDLSIAGETQASLRPCAEGAFLQVHRNKGAPVIRLTPVSESGEPVQLTRIGLTGDVLYASNLKGELLRGDLRTAGEGRLEMVREPIGQPGHLVKEGVTIKGFMHDDNGQLNVLFLDAYKQLHSSALMDGAGLAPGWNLSDVMFKAIDKGVPQPGLGALAGAVDLGQRGKVALQGNTLLCWDSPAQRWEQTDQLNIDHLERGLDGCAYVLQEGQLKALAPHKTREPLYMGASYDLAPPNGAKNRFAFEAMTAGSERVITGFAVDNARRFVSLDHNNQLHAHIDGKEKALTFSTSEVVQALALDHLGNLYGQTQTGKLLTLEKAVWQNPSSSHVAWASVKLPGNEQLKTLRMGSDKHLVASWGENHPQLNRWGEKYRQLNISPDGALQWEPLAAQSKTRESSLGSVLSGGELKTQSHATSWAVSSTVLGQTTEGVEREGGYFKSLSAHFKPHEGIKNTAYDLQHGIKGRAGMAGLYGSDTALRQQLKALTSAPQASLDLTARLERLQGHEPLQGIVKALNAARLHVEKSSESAASRLGEMHGAQATPAPDKTVTVGDPESTLHQIRKAFENLSPSTGNRAAALLRSYEQQGVVLSKWNADNKRDLKNPTGLIESDLIHHALTLSHLSGLISRLEKPHPDVTHIAASLESVMQDYHDNPVHKKTSQNINNYAQAEDLYKNFKLLAKDLGTPGSALHSHIARTLGVGQGGDLKQVLMREVRQSESGQSIGSSRNITKSAGLLALGIPPVPFLEFYIGASRGKTNGVTISRTDQGATVKISMDTKHALTTSVGAGLVPLSVGDVIGAELKLGVKANLSASHEKGASISFDVKEADFPRMMEILMGERGDVFDLLDIGNDHKYGHRSKNSVDLSVFALAQGRVHYKALQEPGSLEGLVRTAIGGSASLNLMHLAKGSALTQGLNEVSHTQERNFQLLNKGGASIGVAPGNTSLVAQVEPQGSSLVGFTWFDSSLSGNFDRSRSGALNFTFKRVPAVEQAKVNDLRDALSGFSPQAKRELQALPSAGDIGEQLQNLHQLLDRLPIPQAGPQEHVVLQGKVQTLLQQHQWSTQGKRELGSVERTVSYVGLDGDAEHGWMDDTAAANKAAIIRMLMSQPQLARTLKELESNKGTSVSVGLEVKPDVLRMIERVTVDGGASQDEVERALKNPDNLRIKSLCVNYTASRTHSMELTLPVLTFASSASLSHTHKMLNTEFEYGLDQNTPVLMKFKDVLSPSEDADLNPELLEQNIRNSRRPVF, encoded by the coding sequence ATGTTTTTTAGTCCCGCAGTTCCTGTTCGTCTTGAAAAGAACCTGAGTACCTCGCAGAGCGAGGCCAGCCCGGCCATCCGGCAGAAGCCTGCCACTCAAAGCATTGGCCGCAGATGTTCCGATCTGTTTCGGCTGGGTCGCTCCAGCCAGCAGCGCCCGGAGCTGATCCAGTTTCGCAGTTATCGGCCGTCTTCCTTGGCATTCAGCGCCAAGGTACTCCATGGAAAGGTTGTTGCCGAAGGTTCGCAAGCAGGGCGGGATATCGCAGGGCAACTCAATCAGCTCCCCGGGCGCCTGACCGCGGACCTCGGCTTTGCGGGCACGGGGCAAGGGCTGCGCTTGCTGGATGAGAAGCTCAATGTGTTTCATATCCAGTCCACGCCGGCCGTTGCCGCCGCGTTCAAAAGCAGTTGCCCCCTGGCTGGCGGCGCGCGGGTGCCCGACAACCCTGGCAGGGCCCATCTGGGACAGGTCAGTGACGTATACACAACCCGGGACGGTAGCCAGTTTCGTTTGATAGAGCAGCGCCTGCACCGGTTCGAGCCGCAGACCTTTACCTGGCTGGCCGACAAGGATGAGGGCAAGTACGCCCGCCTTGGCCTTAGCCGGGAAGGTTCCCTGATGAAAGTCCCGGAGGGTGTCAGTGACCTGAGTATTGCCGGTGAAACACAGGCAAGCCTGAGGCCATGCGCTGAAGGTGCTTTTCTTCAGGTCCATCGAAACAAGGGTGCGCCCGTTATCCGCCTCACACCTGTCAGTGAGTCGGGCGAGCCTGTGCAGCTAACACGCATTGGGCTGACGGGTGATGTGCTGTATGCCTCGAACCTGAAGGGCGAGCTGTTACGCGGGGATTTGCGCACGGCCGGGGAGGGGCGTCTGGAGATGGTGCGCGAGCCGATCGGTCAGCCTGGGCATCTCGTCAAGGAAGGCGTCACTATCAAGGGTTTCATGCATGACGATAATGGCCAGCTCAACGTTCTGTTTCTCGATGCATACAAGCAGCTCCACAGCAGTGCGCTGATGGACGGGGCAGGGCTGGCGCCGGGCTGGAATCTCAGTGATGTGATGTTTAAAGCGATCGACAAAGGTGTGCCACAACCGGGGCTGGGAGCACTGGCCGGTGCTGTGGATCTTGGCCAGCGGGGCAAGGTCGCGCTGCAGGGCAATACCCTGTTGTGCTGGGACTCGCCGGCACAGCGTTGGGAACAGACGGATCAACTCAATATCGACCATCTGGAGCGAGGCCTGGATGGCTGCGCCTATGTGCTGCAGGAGGGTCAGTTGAAAGCACTGGCCCCCCATAAAACCCGGGAGCCGTTATACATGGGCGCCAGTTATGACCTGGCCCCGCCCAATGGTGCAAAAAACCGGTTTGCGTTCGAAGCAATGACCGCAGGTTCTGAGCGGGTCATCACTGGTTTCGCAGTGGATAACGCTCGTCGCTTTGTGAGCCTGGACCATAACAACCAGCTGCATGCTCACATCGATGGAAAAGAAAAGGCCTTAACGTTCAGCACATCTGAAGTTGTGCAGGCGCTGGCGCTGGATCACCTTGGCAACCTTTACGGCCAGACCCAAACCGGCAAGTTGCTGACGCTGGAAAAGGCAGTTTGGCAAAACCCTTCGTCATCACACGTTGCCTGGGCGTCGGTGAAGTTGCCTGGCAATGAACAACTGAAAACACTGCGCATGGGATCCGACAAGCATCTGGTTGCCAGTTGGGGAGAGAACCATCCTCAACTGAATCGCTGGGGCGAAAAATATCGCCAGCTGAATATTTCACCTGACGGTGCCTTGCAGTGGGAGCCGCTTGCAGCGCAGTCAAAGACACGTGAGAGTTCCCTGGGTTCGGTGTTGAGTGGCGGTGAATTAAAAACACAGAGCCATGCAACTTCCTGGGCCGTGAGCTCCACTGTCCTGGGTCAAACTACGGAGGGGGTAGAGCGGGAAGGAGGTTATTTCAAAAGTTTAAGCGCGCACTTCAAACCCCATGAAGGGATTAAAAATACGGCTTACGACCTTCAGCATGGCATTAAAGGACGTGCCGGGATGGCAGGCCTTTATGGCAGTGACACAGCGCTGCGTCAGCAACTCAAGGCGTTGACGAGCGCCCCGCAGGCTTCGCTGGATTTAACTGCTCGTCTTGAACGACTGCAAGGGCACGAGCCCTTGCAAGGAATCGTCAAGGCGCTCAATGCAGCACGGCTGCACGTGGAAAAAAGCAGTGAGTCGGCGGCGTCCAGGCTGGGTGAGATGCACGGAGCCCAAGCGACCCCTGCGCCTGACAAAACCGTGACTGTTGGCGATCCCGAGTCAACGCTTCATCAGATACGCAAGGCGTTTGAAAACCTGTCGCCTTCAACGGGCAACAGAGCGGCAGCTCTGCTTCGCAGTTATGAGCAGCAGGGGGTAGTCCTGTCGAAGTGGAACGCTGATAACAAGCGGGACTTGAAAAACCCTACGGGGCTGATCGAAAGCGACTTGATTCATCATGCACTGACCCTGTCGCACCTGAGCGGCCTCATTTCCAGGCTAGAAAAGCCTCATCCCGACGTGACGCACATTGCGGCCTCATTAGAGAGCGTCATGCAGGATTATCACGACAATCCTGTCCATAAAAAGACTTCGCAAAACATCAACAATTACGCACAAGCCGAGGATCTCTACAAAAACTTCAAGTTGCTGGCCAAGGATCTGGGTACCCCCGGGTCCGCTCTCCATTCTCATATTGCCCGCACCTTGGGGGTCGGCCAGGGGGGCGATCTTAAGCAGGTTCTGATGCGAGAGGTCCGGCAGTCTGAAAGCGGCCAATCCATTGGGTCGAGTCGCAACATTACCAAGAGCGCAGGGTTGTTGGCGCTGGGCATACCGCCTGTGCCCTTCCTTGAGTTTTACATTGGGGCTTCGAGGGGCAAGACCAACGGGGTAACGATCAGCCGAACGGATCAGGGCGCCACTGTAAAAATCAGCATGGACACCAAGCATGCCCTCACCACTTCTGTAGGGGCAGGCTTGGTGCCGCTCTCAGTCGGTGACGTGATCGGGGCCGAGCTGAAACTGGGTGTGAAGGCCAACCTTAGTGCGTCACATGAGAAGGGCGCGAGTATCAGCTTTGATGTGAAAGAAGCGGATTTTCCAAGAATGATGGAGATCCTGATGGGGGAGCGGGGGGATGTATTCGACCTGCTGGATATCGGGAATGATCACAAGTACGGCCATCGCTCGAAAAACAGTGTGGACCTGAGTGTTTTTGCTCTTGCACAAGGCCGTGTCCACTACAAAGCGCTGCAAGAGCCGGGGTCTCTGGAGGGGTTGGTTCGTACGGCCATAGGCGGGAGCGCGAGCCTTAACCTGATGCATTTAGCGAAAGGCAGTGCGCTAACCCAGGGGCTGAACGAGGTGAGTCATACTCAGGAACGTAATTTTCAGTTGTTGAATAAAGGTGGTGCCTCTATCGGTGTGGCGCCCGGGAATACATCGTTAGTGGCCCAGGTTGAACCGCAGGGTTCATCCCTGGTGGGTTTCACATGGTTCGATTCTTCGCTCTCGGGAAACTTTGATCGCAGTAGATCGGGGGCCTTAAACTTTACATTTAAGCGTGTTCCGGCAGTTGAGCAGGCGAAGGTTAATGATCTGCGTGATGCATTGTCGGGCTTTTCCCCGCAGGCAAAGCGCGAACTGCAGGCACTTCCCTCTGCGGGCGATATAGGTGAGCAACTGCAAAATCTTCATCAATTATTGGACCGTTTACCCATACCGCAGGCTGGGCCTCAAGAGCACGTTGTGCTGCAAGGCAAAGTGCAAACGCTTCTTCAGCAGCACCAATGGAGCACGCAGGGCAAGCGCGAACTGGGCTCCGTCGAACGAACAGTGTCCTATGTGGGGCTGGACGGGGATGCAGAACATGGGTGGATGGACGATACGGCAGCGGCAAACAAGGCGGCCATTATCCGGATGCTCATGAGCCAGCCGCAATTGGCCCGAACACTTAAAGAGCTGGAGAGCAACAAAGGGACTTCAGTGAGCGTGGGGCTCGAGGTCAAACCGGATGTATTGCGGATGATTGAACGTGTGACTGTTGATGGGGGCGCCTCACAGGATGAAGTGGAACGTGCGTTGAAAAACCCGGACAACCTGCGGATTAAAAGCCTGTGCGTGAACTACACCGCAAGCCGGACCCACAGTATGGAGCTGACTCTGCCCGTGCTGACGTTCGCCAGCAGTGCATCACTGAGCCATACCCACAAGATGCTCAACACTGAATTCGAATACGGCCTTGACCAGAACACCCCTGTACTCATGAAATTCAAGGATGTTTTATCGCCCTCTGAAGATGCGGACCTCAACCCTGAATTACTTGAACAAAACATTCGCAACAGCCGCCGCCCCGTGTTTTAA
- the sctU gene encoding type III secretion system export apparatus subunit SctU, translating into MSDSGEKKYDASSKKLQDQRQKGQVAQSQDIGKLLALTAISEIALASAQSSMQRLQQLLMLPVSLMGQPFVRSLQEIAVQAVQVFFGFALLMTGIAIAMKLISSWLQFGFLFAPQTLTPDFNRLNPINQAKQMFSGQSLMNMLMGVLKALCISFVLYRVIGPALGVLVGLANGDLPGYIEALIVLFRRLLHTCLGLLLVLALVDWALQKYFFAKRMRMTYDEVVKEYKGMEGDPHVKMMRRELAQELAHEAPAAKPLPLEEADMLLVNPTHFAVALYYRPPQTLLPMLLEKGVDAQARQMIDRARAADVPVIQCVWLARTLYREEVGDCIGRETLQAVAHIYRILRELDDDARRGTIELPELDRL; encoded by the coding sequence ATGAGCGACTCCGGTGAAAAAAAGTACGATGCGAGCAGCAAAAAACTTCAGGACCAACGGCAAAAAGGGCAAGTCGCGCAGAGCCAGGACATCGGCAAGCTGCTGGCCCTGACCGCCATCAGTGAAATAGCCCTGGCCTCGGCCCAGAGCAGCATGCAACGCCTTCAGCAACTGTTGATGTTGCCCGTGTCACTGATGGGGCAACCCTTTGTCCGTTCGCTGCAAGAGATCGCAGTCCAGGCGGTTCAGGTGTTTTTCGGGTTCGCGCTACTGATGACAGGCATCGCGATCGCCATGAAGTTGATCAGCAGCTGGCTGCAGTTCGGATTTTTGTTTGCCCCCCAGACCCTGACGCCGGATTTTAACCGGCTTAACCCGATCAATCAGGCCAAGCAGATGTTCTCGGGCCAGTCCTTGATGAACATGCTGATGGGCGTGCTCAAGGCCCTGTGCATCAGCTTTGTGTTGTACCGGGTGATTGGCCCGGCCCTGGGCGTGCTGGTGGGGTTGGCCAACGGTGATTTACCGGGCTACATCGAGGCGTTGATCGTGTTGTTTCGGCGTTTGTTGCATACCTGCCTTGGCCTGTTGCTGGTGCTCGCGCTGGTGGATTGGGCTTTGCAGAAATACTTTTTTGCCAAGCGCATGCGCATGACCTACGACGAAGTGGTCAAGGAATACAAAGGCATGGAGGGTGACCCCCACGTCAAGATGATGCGCCGGGAGCTGGCCCAAGAGCTGGCTCATGAAGCGCCGGCGGCCAAGCCACTGCCGCTGGAAGAGGCCGACATGTTGCTGGTCAACCCGACTCATTTTGCTGTTGCACTGTATTACCGCCCCCCACAAACACTGTTGCCGATGTTGCTCGAAAAAGGGGTCGATGCTCAGGCGCGGCAAATGATCGACAGGGCCAGGGCGGCGGATGTCCCCGTGATCCAGTGTGTCTGGCTGGCCCGTACGCTGTATCGCGAAGAGGTCGGCGACTGTATTGGCCGCGAGACATTGCAGGCCGTTGCCCATATCTACCGCATTCTGCGTGAACTGGATGATGACGCGCGTCGTGGAACGATAGAGCTGCCTGAGCTGGATCGCCTCTGA
- the sctT gene encoding type III secretion system export apparatus subunit SctT — translation MTPSIPILEYLPSLAIAMARLYPCFFLVPAFCFQHVRGMPRHAIVFSLALIPAPGIYHNLSALDYSMLALCGLLLKEAVLGFLLGMLLSMPFWLFESVGALLDNQRGALIAGQLNPLLGPDATPIGHMFKQLSIFLLIVTLGLGSLTQVIWDSYLIWPPTLWLPTLAEDGFDVFLGLLGDTFTHMLLYAAPFIALLLMIEFAISLLSLYSPQLQVFVLSMPAKSLAGLGFLLLYLELLEALIVGRMGLLGDLKHSLGQLFKVTWP, via the coding sequence ATGACGCCGTCCATACCGATCCTTGAGTACTTGCCAAGCCTCGCCATTGCGATGGCGCGCTTGTATCCCTGCTTTTTTCTGGTCCCTGCATTTTGCTTTCAACATGTGCGCGGGATGCCTCGTCATGCCATCGTTTTTTCACTGGCATTGATCCCGGCCCCTGGCATTTACCACAACTTGTCGGCGCTGGATTACAGCATGCTGGCGCTTTGCGGGTTGCTGCTCAAAGAAGCTGTACTGGGCTTTTTGCTGGGCATGTTGCTGTCCATGCCCTTCTGGTTGTTCGAGTCGGTCGGGGCGTTACTGGACAACCAGCGCGGGGCCCTGATCGCAGGGCAGCTCAACCCGCTGTTGGGCCCCGATGCCACACCCATCGGGCATATGTTCAAACAACTGAGCATCTTTTTGCTGATTGTCACGCTGGGGTTAGGCAGCCTGACCCAAGTGATCTGGGACAGCTATCTGATCTGGCCGCCCACACTCTGGCTTCCGACGCTGGCAGAGGATGGCTTTGACGTCTTTTTAGGTCTGCTCGGGGATACCTTCACCCATATGCTGCTGTACGCGGCGCCGTTTATCGCGTTGCTGCTGATGATCGAGTTCGCCATCTCCCTGTTGAGCCTCTACAGCCCGCAGTTGCAGGTTTTTGTGTTGTCGATGCCCGCTAAAAGCCTGGCCGGGCTGGGCTTTCTTTTGCTGTATTTGGAGTTGCTTGAGGCATTGATTGTGGGGCGCATGGGACTGTTGGGCGACCTCAAACATTCACTCGGCCAGTTGTTCAAGGTGACCTGGCCATGA
- a CDS encoding type III secretion system HrpP C-terminal domain-containing protein, whose protein sequence is MTELSVLTPQRADLRQYPRDSGPLRRIADSKLFNALLVPGGQGSPPDTRLENTAQAAEFAQAMSEQLMPRLGGSGHWPLQFVICLARCGRITVSARQERQGWSVWLDAERADTGQWLAGQLQRCQQSLARRLGQPVRLELMQGVRR, encoded by the coding sequence ATGACCGAGCTATCGGTGCTCACACCGCAACGTGCGGACCTTCGCCAATACCCGCGCGACTCCGGGCCATTGAGGCGCATAGCCGACAGCAAGCTGTTCAACGCGCTTTTGGTGCCGGGTGGCCAGGGCAGTCCGCCCGATACACGCCTGGAAAACACCGCGCAAGCTGCCGAGTTTGCCCAGGCCATGTCCGAGCAGTTGATGCCCCGCCTGGGGGGGAGCGGTCACTGGCCCCTGCAGTTTGTGATTTGCCTGGCTCGTTGTGGCCGGATCACGGTCAGTGCACGCCAAGAACGTCAGGGGTGGAGTGTCTGGCTGGATGCCGAGCGCGCCGACACCGGCCAATGGCTCGCAGGCCAGCTGCAGCGCTGCCAGCAAAGCCTGGCGCGCCGGCTGGGCCAGCCCGTCAGGTTGGAACTGATGCAGGGGGTGCGCAGATGA
- the sctR gene encoding type III secretion system export apparatus subunit SctR: MTVQGVDPFLLALFLGGLSLMPLLLVVCTAFLKICIVLMITRNAIGVQQVPPSIALYGIALAATLFVMAPVGYETARILKESPVDLSSLQTLQDSGAQAVKPLQGFMVRNTDPDVLTHLLENTARLWPQEMAQQVNRDDLILLVPAFVLSQLQAGFEIGFLIYIPFIVVDLIVSNLLLALGMQMVSPMTISLPLKLLLFVLVSGWTRLLDSLFLSFL, encoded by the coding sequence ATGACGGTCCAAGGGGTTGATCCCTTCCTGCTCGCGCTTTTCCTTGGCGGGTTGTCATTGATGCCGTTGCTGCTGGTGGTGTGTACGGCATTTTTGAAAATCTGCATCGTGTTGATGATCACCCGTAATGCGATCGGCGTGCAGCAGGTGCCGCCGAGCATTGCGCTTTACGGCATTGCCCTGGCAGCGACACTGTTTGTGATGGCGCCTGTGGGTTATGAGACCGCCCGCATCCTCAAGGAGTCGCCGGTCGACCTGAGCAGCTTGCAGACCTTGCAGGACAGTGGAGCGCAAGCCGTGAAGCCCCTGCAGGGGTTTATGGTGCGCAACACAGACCCCGATGTGCTGACCCATCTGCTGGAAAACACAGCGCGGCTGTGGCCGCAGGAAATGGCGCAACAGGTCAATCGCGATGACCTGATTCTACTAGTCCCGGCATTTGTGCTCTCCCAGTTGCAGGCCGGGTTCGAAATCGGTTTTCTGATCTATATCCCGTTCATTGTTGTCGACCTGATCGTGTCGAATCTGCTGCTGGCCCTGGGCATGCAGATGGTCTCGCCCATGACGATTTCACTGCCTCTCAAGTTGCTGCTGTTTGTGCTTGTGTCCGGCTGGACACGCCTGCTCGACAGCCTTTTTCTGTCCTTCCTTTGA
- a CDS encoding type III secretion system chaperone, giving the protein MNKNMHLLAALSQQLNVDLQLESGVCALFDSHDQEVCVIELLPQGSSAVLHCAIDIPHPVSEHYRRLLTLNFQPDMLHGCWLALDEGDTVRLCAQCPVELLTERTFCQWVIGFIEQVADTRLLLDQPA; this is encoded by the coding sequence ATGAATAAAAACATGCATCTGCTGGCGGCACTGAGCCAGCAACTCAACGTCGACTTGCAACTGGAAAGTGGCGTGTGCGCCCTGTTCGACAGTCACGATCAGGAAGTGTGCGTCATCGAGCTGTTACCCCAAGGCAGCAGTGCAGTGCTGCATTGCGCAATCGACATTCCCCACCCTGTTTCTGAGCACTACCGCCGACTGCTAACGCTCAATTTCCAACCCGACATGCTGCACGGTTGCTGGTTGGCGCTGGATGAGGGCGATACCGTGCGCTTGTGCGCTCAGTGCCCGGTTGAATTACTAACGGAACGCACTTTTTGCCAATGGGTCATCGGCTTTATTGAGCAAGTGGCTGATACACGCCTGTTGCTGGACCAGCCTGCCTGA